ACAAAAAAGAAGTGGATGATGATGAAATATAGCCTATATAAATAGAAGATGAATAAGCTGGCTACAACAACATTCGACACAAACTAGATGTTCCCTTGAGGCTCTGCAACATCACATCATGCATCCCACAACATAAAGCCACGACTAACATTACAGCTACTGCAGATGTTTCCTGCCACAGCCCCCCTAATAACTACAACAGACACAGACGATGATGCCCAGTCAGCAGACAGACAAATTCAATAGGTAAGGTAAAAACAACGACCAAGGAGTTACAATCCATACAACGGTGCCATGATGAGAGCGAGCCCATTTACGAGGGAAGTTCACGGTTGGTTTAAGCTTAAGCCTTCCTTCTGCGCTTCTTTCCAGTTGAAGACGCCCCCTTGCCAGATGCCTCCTGCTCCATTTCAGATGCCTCcgcctcttctttctcctcctcctgcgcttctttctcctcctgcttctcttGAACAGATCCAGATCCACTACCCACCACTGGAGCGCTTTTTGGCTTCCGGCCAGGCCTACCCTTCACAGATCCATCGCCAGATTTGCTTCCATCCTTGCCCTTGCTCCCAACCTCCTTAAGCTTCTGGTTGCTGCTGTCTTTAGCTAAATCATCCTTCATCTTGTTAGCTGATCCAGTGGTGGCTTTTTCCTTGACTTCCTTCTTAATCTCGCTGGGAGTTTTAGGTGTCCCCTTGGCATCCTTCATAGCAGTTTTCCCCTTTGATTTGCTTGGGGTGCCATTGTTGGGGCGCCAACCTTTCGGACGGCCCCTTTTCTTTGGAAGCTCCCCTCCGTCACTGCCACCATGAACAAAAACAAGTCTCAGATGAGCTCTGCGCAAACAAGTTTAATAAGGAGGCTTCTATGTGTCGATTACTAACCTTTTAGgtgtttctattttttcttccttCACTGGCAGCAGCGTGATTCCTCTCCCTTTTCTGCCACGGGGTCTGCATGGAGAAATCAGTAACACAAATTAAACAAATGACCTCTTCGGATTAGGGCAGTGCAAAACAATATACCTGGCTTTTGTCAAACACATCAAAATTAACAGTGCTCAGAACTGGGGCCACTGGCCGATAATAAGGTGAGCTAGGTTTGTGGTTTCAATTGGCCAAGGACAAAACTTTCCCTGATTGTTTAAGATTTGACTGAAATCAATAGCAATTCCACAATGGAAAGATTTGGAATCTGATTATCATGCTACCAGTACCGCATCCACTATACACTATATTGTTAGTCTACTTCGCAGAGTCCGCTAGCAGTGGAGTGTTACTGTCAAATCAACACAGAATAACACAGGCTCAGCATTGATAGACACAATAAACAAGAATCAGGTTCTATATAAGTGAATATAAAAACTTGCACCATTCCCGCAAAGCTTAGTTAGATTTAATGAAATTATGCATGTGCACACACATGCATATGAGCATTATTCTCAACATAGTGACATCAACGCCTACAATAGTGACCCTATCAGGTTTGAGTTAGCCACTTTAAgtgcacttgtgcatattgattcTCAATACAAGTGATGCATGAATCAATTTATCTACTGGCAAATTAGACAGGCAATTTGGAAGCTGCAGGTACAAGAATGATGAAAATAATTTTGCTTACATAACAGATGGTACATCAGGAGTTTTGCTTTCTTCCTGCAAGAATAACAGTTACTCAGAAACAAGGGAATAAAACGTTATCCTAACATTATAATGAGGTGAATAACATGTGCATACCTCACTGGTGAAATCCCATTTTTCATCCCTGAGCAACAGTACCTCTACATCTCCATCATCATATGCAACCTATGCTCCAAAAGCACAAGAGCCAAAAGAAAAGGAACAAACAAAATGAACAATGGACTTTGAATCAAACATTAGTTCTTCATGTAAACCAAATAGCCACTGCAGGGAGATGAAACAGTGTACTGACCTTATGCCTTTTGGAATGGTTATCAAATGAGTCAACAACACCTTTGTAGAACCTGCAAATATAAAAAGGCTTTCAAAACCTAATCAAAAATGGCAAAATAGCAAGGCATCAAAATGCATCAGACAGGTAGATCCATCAACAACGAGCCAAAATGGCTCAAGTTTAAACAGCAAACAGACTTTCCAAAATCTGAATGAGAATATTAATTTATGTGTCTTATTGAAAGGAAGTCCGAGCATCTACGCTATAGATTTAAAAGTGTTCAACATAACAAGGCATACTGTAATTAAAAGAACTGACCTAATAATGGCATGCAATATCTCTACAACTACTTCACTTAGGTAACAGTGTACTAGTAACAACAACTAAGCTTTCTACAATTGGAGAATCCAGGAATTGATCATCTTAAGGACAGGCTACACTTCAGATGCACGTAATATTCACCCCACTTACATCTCATCATCTGGCCACCATACTTTGATCCTTGAACCAACTAGGCTACCATCCAGACCTTTGTCCTTCCTTGAGCGAGGAGGCTAACAAGAGCATAAAAAGTTAAGTATCATATCAtttagataaaataaaaacaggctGTGTTTGGAATTGCGGTGGATTATGATGGTTCCATTTGCACATATGACTACGAATGAATACCTCTTCAGTATCTTGTTCACGCTTCCTCTTCACAACATTATTGTCCCCACTTTGACCCTTGGTTCTACCTGACCCCTTGGTCAGAGACTTTGGAGAGACCATTTCCTGTATTGCAATGAAACAATTGGTACATGAATCAGACTGTTAATAAACAACTAAAGTATGATATCACATTTACAAAATTCAAGTTGATGTGTCATATGAATTGCTGATCTCTCATGCCACTGAGCTCTAGGTTAGAACTTCcagcaaagagagcatcataccaGCCACAACGAATTACTGATAATATACTAGAATTAATTTAAGTACAGGTAATTTAATTTAATTATATTAGTAAAGAACAGTTTAAAGGAACATATATGAAATTAAAATTTCAGGATAAACAAAAAATACTAATCCACAGAAATTTATAATAAAGATTGGATAATGCAGGCAAATTACTGTTGAACAGCAGACACCATGAATATGTGTACAAAAATCAACCAGTGATAAGAAAATAACCTTTAGAGTCATATCCTTGGCAGTGTCCTCCTCAGATAGAATTTCTTCCTTGTGCTGTTTCAAACTGGGCTTTTGCTGCTTCTTTGATGATTCTCCTTCACCAGTCTTCTTTGTGGAAGATTTGATATCATCCTTAGCTGATCGCTTTGTTAACTTCCCAGTTGAATCCATAGCCTCCTCAGTCTTCTTCAAATCTAAATCTGAAGATTGGTTATTTCTAGCAGTCTTCTTTGATGATTCTCCTTCACCAGTCTTTTTTGTGGCAGATTTGATATCATCCTTAGCTGATCGCTTTGTTAACTTCCCAGTTGAATCCATAGCCTCCTCAGTCTTCTTCAAATCTAAATCTGAAGATTGGTTATTTCTAGCAGCCTTTTTCTCTGCTGACTTTGGTCCAGGAGGCCGGCCTCGTTTTGGCTTAACTATATCAGGTGCGGTATCAGCACGCTTTGGTACATTATCAGCCACTCCATTGACTACCTTCTTGTCTGCAGATAACTCTCCAGATATTACATGAGCTTCTTTGTCAACATCAACAATAGAGTGTGGAGTTGCCACAGACTTGC
This genomic stretch from Hordeum vulgare subsp. vulgare chromosome 6H, MorexV3_pseudomolecules_assembly, whole genome shotgun sequence harbors:
- the LOC123401818 gene encoding neurofilament heavy polypeptide-like produces the protein MAEAAADNDLEEKLKDVGARLQEAPPDSEGLLKLLDDVEKNLMNVEQSPAASTFAAVRPAMDALVRNELLTHPNAEVRLAIASCISEVTRITAPEAPYDDNLMRDLFSIIVGTFQNLDDIESPSFSRRLSILETVAKVRSCVVMLDLELDDLILQMFKHFFATVTSNQPEIIISCMVTTMKLVIDESEEIQTALASYLLQKARNEERGTSPASFELAEKVISSCEDGKLKPIFLQLLQVQGTPLDEYSKIVKLVCERDKVIREDNIVDLSGKDMVDDGKLSERTISDELPQESSKLEQDGTPTTAICSGATLVDNGEANQGPVSPKGPASPKGPASPKGPASPKEKPEQPEDTKGADQLKSANDEGVEPVDAKPKKSSDVDSMKDLKLKHCKSVATPHSIVDVDKEAHVISGELSADKKVVNGVADNVPKRADTAPDIVKPKRGRPPGPKSAEKKAARNNQSSDLDLKKTEEAMDSTGKLTKRSAKDDIKSATKKTGEGESSKKTARNNQSSDLDLKKTEEAMDSTGKLTKRSAKDDIKSSTKKTGEGESSKKQQKPSLKQHKEEILSEEDTAKDMTLKEMVSPKSLTKGSGRTKGQSGDNNVVKRKREQDTEEPPRSRKDKGLDGSLVGSRIKVWWPDDEMFYKGVVDSFDNHSKRHKVAYDDGDVEVLLLRDEKWDFTSEEESKTPDVPSVIPRGRKGRGITLLPVKEEKIETPKSDGGELPKKRGRPKGWRPNNGTPSKSKGKTAMKDAKGTPKTPSEIKKEVKEKATTGSANKMKDDLAKDSSNQKLKEVGSKGKDGSKSGDGSVKGRPGRKPKSAPVVGSGSGSVQEKQEEKEAQEEEKEEAEASEMEQEASGKGASSTGKKRRRKA